The Sphaerisporangium siamense genome includes the window TCGCCCCGGTCGTGCAGGCGCCTGAGCAGCGGGTCGCGGGTGCGGTCCAGGCTGGGGGCGGGGCGTCTGGCGTCGACGAAGGCCGTGGCGGTCACGGCGCCGGGCACGCTGGCCGAGGTGGCGCGCCAGGCGCCGTCCGCCGAGGGATCGACCCGGGCCGCGGCGCCGAGGAAGGTCAGCACGCCGGCCCGGCCGAGCGCCCGGAGCTCGGCGATCCGCGTGGCGGACAGGCCGCCCGCGGCGTGGCGGGCCAGGCGGTGGAGCCAGGCGTCCTGCGGCACCCGCCCGGCCAGGGCGTCCAGCACGCCGCGCAGCCCCTCGATCATGGCGAGGTCGGCGCTGTGGGCGGGGTCGGCGCGGCGGGCCAGGTCGGCGGACAGGTAGCCGTGCATCCACCGCTGCAGCCCCGCCAGGTCGCCGAAGCGCATGCCGGCGAGGGGGCGGTCGAGCCGGGCGAAGGTGAGCCGGTCCTCGAAGCGCGGCACGGCCGCGCGGATCAGCGCGCGCATGGCGGCGCCGTCCCACTCCTCGGGGGCGAAGGCGGCGGCGAAGCCGGGCCAGCCCATGCGGGCCCGGTCCCGGTGGAGGGTGAGCAGGTGGTGGTAGTAGGCGTAGGCCAGGTCCTTGGCGACCAGCGGCCACACCTCGCGCCGGAAGTCGTGCGGCCCGGGGCCGAGCGCGGTGACGAAGCGCGGGGACGGCGGCGGGCCGCCGGTGCGGTAGGCGTGCCGGGCGTGGTGGGGAACCCCGCGCGGGGACCCGACGTGGATCACGGGTTCCGCGCCGCTCGGCAGGTAGACGGGCCCGCCGTCGCGCCCCGGCCGGAACCGCCCGCCCCGTCCGGTGGTGAGCCGGGCGACGAC containing:
- a CDS encoding FAD/NAD(P)-binding protein, which produces MTASICVVGAGATGIRLVERIRAHASAGPLDVHVVDPQAAGTAARGPSPDGLRVHAHRAGAVDLSGRFVLLDDGTRLDTGAVVLAQAWPDVLPSPRERELRDFARDHGLYYRPAGHAGGRPSLDRVAGGRPVLVLGLGAVMSGVVARLTTGRGGRFRPGRDGGPVYLPSGAEPVIHVGSPRGVPHHARHAYRTGGPPPSPRFVTALGPGPHDFRREVWPLVAKDLAYAYYHHLLTLHRDRARMGWPGFAAAFAPEEWDGAAMRALIRAAVPRFEDRLTFARLDRPLAGMRFGDLAGLQRWMHGYLSADLARRADPAHSADLAMIEGLRGVLDALAGRVPQDAWLHRLARHAAGGLSATRIAELRALGRAGVLTFLGAAARVDPSADGAWRATSASVPGAVTATAFVDARRPAPSLDRTRDPLLRRLHDRGECAEECGRLKVSLPGNRIVDSSGAAHPRRFALGGWTTGADPLSADDPPPLDALARAVLAATAGPTVPRVA